In Xanthomonas sp. SI, the following are encoded in one genomic region:
- the purN gene encoding phosphoribosylglycinamide formyltransferase, which translates to MTIRLAVLVSGRGSNLQALLDAIAAGALDAQVVGVFSDRAQAQALAKVAPAQRWSAAPNGFPDRAAFDQALGDAVAAVQPDWIVCAGYMRILGAGFVQRFAGRLLNIHPSLLPKYRGLHTHALALAAGDTEHGASVHFVVPELDAGAVIAQARVPVQAGDRAEDLAQRLLPREHQLLCAVLQLAAAGRLAERDGSVWLDGQCRFSPLRLDCQGMLIP; encoded by the coding sequence ATGACAATCCGCCTGGCGGTGCTGGTCTCCGGCCGCGGCTCCAACCTGCAGGCCCTGCTCGATGCGATCGCCGCCGGCGCGCTGGACGCGCAGGTGGTCGGGGTGTTCAGCGACCGCGCGCAGGCGCAGGCGCTGGCCAAGGTGGCGCCGGCGCAGCGCTGGTCGGCGGCGCCGAACGGCTTCCCCGACCGCGCCGCATTCGACCAGGCGCTGGGCGACGCGGTCGCCGCCGTGCAGCCGGACTGGATCGTCTGCGCCGGCTACATGCGCATCCTCGGCGCCGGCTTCGTGCAGCGCTTCGCCGGCCGCCTGCTCAACATCCACCCCTCGCTGCTGCCCAAGTACCGCGGCCTGCACACGCACGCGCTGGCGCTGGCGGCCGGCGACACCGAACACGGCGCCAGCGTGCACTTCGTGGTGCCGGAACTGGACGCCGGCGCGGTGATCGCGCAGGCGCGGGTGCCGGTGCAGGCCGGCGACCGCGCGGAGGACCTGGCGCAACGCCTGCTGCCGCGCGAGCACCAGTTGCTGTGCGCGGTGCTGCAATTGGCCGCGGCCGGACGCCTGGCTGAACGGGATGGCAGCGTCTGGCTCGACGGTCAGTGCCGGTTTAGTCCGCTGCGCCTAGATTGCCAGGGCATGCTGATTCCCTGA